A single window of Halobacillus naozhouensis DNA harbors:
- a CDS encoding lactate racemase domain-containing protein, with amino-acid sequence METVNRLVRDTPIPRMAKVRQRFNDTEIPDVSEEVREQIRESGVLSSISERDQVALAVGSRGVADLPILVREVARAVKSAGGVPFVVPAMGSHGGATAEGQIKVLEQLGVTEEFVGSPIKSSMDVVEVGSLPNGLPIFTDKNAYQADKVIVINRIKPHTAFRGPIESGLMKMITIGLGKQRGAEAAHSYGFKYMADHVPEMAKIVMDKTPVIFGLGTIENAYDRPAKIIVVPADKMFEVEPELLLEAKRLMPRILFDTADVLVVDELGKDISGDGMDPNITGNYATPYASGGLDAKRIVVLGLTEKTHGNANGIGLADITTKRVFDSIDFAQGYANALTSTVVGTVKVPMFLQTEELAVKAAIKTCNALDLSEVRMIRIRNTLDIKDIWISESMLPETEGRDDLEMLTRPDDPDFSWLEKSYIK; translated from the coding sequence ATGGAAACTGTAAACAGGTTGGTGCGAGATACACCAATTCCTCGAATGGCAAAGGTGAGGCAAAGGTTTAATGACACGGAAATCCCTGATGTCTCAGAGGAAGTAAGGGAACAAATCCGGGAGTCCGGCGTGCTGTCATCCATTTCAGAAAGGGATCAGGTTGCGTTGGCTGTAGGGAGCAGGGGGGTAGCCGATCTCCCCATCCTGGTACGAGAGGTCGCCCGGGCGGTTAAATCAGCGGGCGGCGTCCCTTTTGTAGTACCGGCAATGGGGAGTCACGGCGGTGCAACAGCTGAAGGCCAGATCAAGGTCCTTGAGCAGTTAGGAGTGACCGAAGAATTTGTTGGATCGCCGATAAAGTCCAGTATGGATGTTGTGGAGGTAGGGAGTCTGCCCAATGGACTCCCCATCTTCACGGATAAAAACGCATACCAGGCCGATAAAGTCATTGTAATTAACCGAATTAAGCCGCATACGGCTTTTCGGGGGCCGATTGAAAGCGGTCTGATGAAGATGATTACCATTGGACTTGGGAAGCAAAGGGGGGCAGAGGCTGCACATTCCTATGGTTTTAAGTATATGGCGGATCACGTGCCCGAGATGGCCAAGATCGTCATGGATAAAACACCGGTTATCTTTGGGCTGGGCACGATCGAAAATGCCTATGATCGTCCTGCCAAAATTATTGTAGTCCCGGCAGATAAAATGTTTGAAGTTGAGCCCGAGCTACTGCTTGAAGCGAAGCGTCTTATGCCGAGAATCTTGTTTGATACAGCAGATGTTCTAGTAGTTGATGAGCTGGGAAAAGATATTTCGGGCGACGGTATGGACCCTAATATTACCGGGAACTACGCCACCCCCTATGCTAGCGGGGGCCTTGATGCGAAACGGATTGTCGTTCTTGGGTTAACAGAGAAAACTCATGGTAACGCCAATGGCATTGGTCTGGCAGATATCACAACAAAGAGAGTATTTGATAGTATTGATTTCGCGCAAGGATACGCCAACGCATTGACTAGTACAGTCGTGGGAACTGTAAAAGTTCCTATGTTTCTCCAAACGGAGGAACTTGCTGTGAAAGCAGCCATTAAAACGTGCAACGCGCTCGACCTAAGTGAGGTCAGAATGATTCGGATTCGCAACACCCTTGACATTAAGGACATATGGATATCAGAAAGTATGCTTCCAGAAACGGAGGGTCGGGATGACCTAGAAATGTTAACGAGGCCTGACGATCCTGATTTTTCATGGCTTGAGAAAAGCTATATCAAGTAA
- a CDS encoding TRAP transporter large permease: protein MALGVFLGSLFGALTLGVPIAFALILSAVALMFLLGMVDSQIVAQNLISGANSFSLMAIPFFILAGELMNAGGISRRVVDFAMALVGHIRGGLGYVAIIASVLFAGLSGSAVADTAALGAILIPMMTARSYSKNRSTGLVAAAGIIAVVIPPSIPMILFGVTGSVSISQLFMGGIVPGILMAGGLGAVWLFISRKNDESELPERKSMKEIWQVTKPTLWALTLPVVIIGGIRAGVFTPTEASVVAVFFALAIGMFVYKELKISDLYNVFVASAKTTSVVMLVAAAAIVAAWLITVAHVPQDMANLLSPFMDNQILLMIVISVLLLAVGCVMDLTPAILIFTPVLLPIAEMASIDPVYFGIVMIINLSIGLITPPVGTVLYVACGISKISIVELTKGIWPFLLVHVTVLFLLIVFPEIVTVPLGWFT, encoded by the coding sequence ATGGCTTTAGGTGTCTTCTTAGGATCGCTATTTGGTGCCCTGACACTCGGCGTTCCTATCGCATTTGCGCTGATTCTAAGTGCCGTCGCCTTAATGTTTTTGCTAGGGATGGTTGATAGTCAAATCGTCGCCCAAAACCTGATTAGTGGAGCAAACAGCTTTTCATTAATGGCTATTCCTTTCTTTATTCTGGCAGGTGAACTGATGAACGCCGGAGGGATTTCCAGAAGAGTTGTAGACTTTGCGATGGCATTGGTCGGCCACATTAGAGGAGGGCTCGGTTATGTTGCTATTATTGCCAGTGTATTGTTTGCCGGTTTGTCCGGATCGGCTGTAGCAGATACAGCTGCACTCGGTGCCATCCTTATCCCGATGATGACGGCGCGCAGCTATAGCAAAAATAGATCGACAGGGTTAGTAGCAGCTGCGGGAATCATTGCAGTCGTCATCCCGCCGAGCATTCCGATGATTCTATTTGGAGTAACAGGCAGTGTCTCCATTTCCCAATTATTCATGGGGGGGATCGTTCCAGGAATTCTTATGGCAGGCGGATTAGGGGCAGTATGGCTATTTATCTCAAGAAAAAATGATGAAAGTGAATTGCCCGAACGAAAAAGTATGAAAGAAATTTGGCAAGTTACAAAACCGACTTTGTGGGCTCTGACGTTGCCGGTTGTTATTATCGGCGGAATCCGTGCAGGTGTTTTTACACCAACAGAAGCATCTGTAGTAGCTGTGTTTTTTGCCCTGGCTATTGGGATGTTCGTCTATAAGGAGTTAAAAATCAGTGACCTTTATAACGTGTTTGTTGCGTCGGCTAAAACAACCAGTGTCGTCATGTTGGTGGCCGCTGCAGCTATTGTCGCTGCCTGGTTAATCACGGTAGCGCATGTGCCTCAGGATATGGCGAATTTGTTATCACCCTTTATGGATAATCAAATTCTCCTCATGATTGTGATCTCTGTTTTACTACTAGCAGTTGGTTGTGTAATGGATTTAACTCCAGCGATTTTGATTTTCACCCCGGTGCTGCTGCCGATCGCTGAAATGGCCAGTATTGATCCTGTTTATTTCGGGATTGTGATGATCATCAATCTAAGTATCGGACTAATTACACCGCCGGTTGGCACTGTTCTCTATGTGGCTTGTGGAATAAGTAAAATCAGTATAGTGGAGTTGACGAAAGGGATATGGCCGTTTCTATTGGTCCATGTAACTGTTCTATTTTTACTAATTGTCTTCCCAGAAATCGTAACAGTTCCGCTCGGATGGTTTACTTAA
- a CDS encoding fumarylacetoacetate hydrolase family protein, protein MRIIRYSNQENKPALAAVTDEDKIYDLPFEDFLEIVRQAEDKESTALQVVEEIISQSLPLEIPYDELSLLVPIEAQEVWASGVTFEKSRDERNYEATGGKLDAATFYDKVYDAERPEIFFKSTNKRTVGPEEDVYLRSDSNWQIPEPEVGLVLGNKGQILGFTIGNDMSCRDIEGENPLYLPQAKVWKNSCALGPAIRLSETVEDPYELEITCRIYRDQEKHFEGTASMKQLKRKFDELAAYLLKDNTVFDGTVLLTGTCIVPPNEFSLRDGDQIEIEVPGIGVLVNSVKSQVSQLVFDRE, encoded by the coding sequence TTGCGTATTATCCGGTATTCAAATCAAGAAAATAAACCAGCTCTAGCTGCAGTAACAGACGAGGACAAAATATACGATTTACCTTTTGAAGATTTTTTGGAGATTGTTAGACAAGCTGAGGATAAAGAGTCTACTGCGCTTCAAGTCGTTGAGGAAATCATCAGCCAGTCTCTTCCCCTTGAGATACCGTACGATGAGTTGTCGCTGCTTGTCCCGATTGAAGCACAAGAAGTATGGGCTTCGGGCGTTACTTTTGAAAAAAGTCGTGATGAACGGAACTATGAAGCTACTGGCGGAAAACTGGATGCAGCGACATTCTACGATAAAGTGTACGATGCCGAGAGACCGGAAATTTTTTTTAAATCAACTAATAAACGAACGGTTGGACCAGAAGAAGATGTTTATTTAAGAAGCGATTCCAATTGGCAAATCCCAGAACCCGAAGTTGGTCTCGTGCTGGGCAATAAAGGTCAGATTCTTGGCTTCACGATCGGAAATGATATGAGCTGTCGAGATATCGAAGGGGAAAATCCGCTATATTTACCGCAGGCAAAGGTATGGAAAAACTCATGTGCGCTCGGACCGGCGATTCGTCTATCCGAGACGGTGGAAGATCCTTATGAGCTGGAAATCACCTGTCGGATTTACCGTGATCAGGAGAAGCATTTTGAAGGAACCGCCAGTATGAAACAGCTGAAAAGAAAGTTTGATGAACTTGCTGCTTATCTTTTAAAGGATAATACAGTGTTTGATGGCACCGTGCTTTTAACAGGTACGTGTATCGTTCCGCCTAATGAATTCAGCCTGAGGGATGGAGATCAAATTGAAATTGAAGTACCTGGGATTGGTGTTCTCGTCAACAGTGTAAAAAGCCAGGTCAGCCAGCTTGTTTTTGACCGCGAATAG
- a CDS encoding IclR family transcriptional regulator encodes MPIIQSVDRALSILNLFDEYSPELKITEISERMHLNKSTIHSLLKTLQKNHYIEQNMENGKYKLGMKLFERGNFVIHNLDIRSTAKRHLIDLSMKTGHTINLVILDDKEGVYIDKVEGTSGTILYSRIGRRIPVHCSAVGKALVAFKGEEELNRILDGYIYKKQTPHTITSEKSFRNELEEVKKRDYAFEKEENEPGVCCFAVPVRDHMNQVVAAVSLSMPSARMKMEDLDAVILQLKKTGENISAQMGYNHSSFMRN; translated from the coding sequence ATGCCAATTATACAATCTGTGGACAGAGCACTCTCTATTCTAAATTTGTTTGACGAGTACTCTCCAGAATTAAAGATTACCGAAATCAGTGAACGCATGCATTTAAATAAAAGTACGATCCACTCCCTTTTGAAAACGCTTCAAAAGAACCACTATATTGAACAAAATATGGAGAATGGTAAATATAAGTTAGGGATGAAGCTTTTTGAGCGAGGGAACTTTGTGATTCACAATCTTGACATTCGCTCAACCGCTAAAAGGCATCTTATTGACCTTTCCATGAAGACAGGTCATACCATTAACCTTGTCATATTAGATGATAAGGAAGGTGTTTATATAGACAAAGTGGAAGGAACCTCCGGGACGATTCTTTATTCTCGTATCGGCCGCAGAATTCCGGTGCACTGCAGTGCTGTCGGGAAAGCGTTAGTTGCCTTTAAGGGAGAGGAAGAACTAAACAGAATTCTTGATGGATATATTTATAAAAAACAAACACCTCATACGATTACGAGCGAGAAATCGTTTCGTAATGAGTTAGAAGAAGTTAAAAAACGTGATTATGCATTTGAAAAGGAAGAAAATGAGCCAGGAGTATGTTGCTTTGCTGTTCCGGTCAGAGATCACATGAACCAGGTGGTTGCTGCCGTTAGCCTTTCCATGCCTTCAGCAAGAATGAAGATGGAGGATTTGGATGCTGTCATCTTACAGCTGAAAAAAACAGGAGAAAACATCTCCGCTCAAATGGGGTATAACCACAGCTCATTTATGAGAAATTAA
- a CDS encoding TRAP transporter substrate-binding protein — translation MKKKLKGLMIGLAIPCLVVLGACGSTETSGSSETGIQERTLRAGIGLPKEHPEGQGLAKFKEIVEEKTDGKITIDAYYNAQLGDDQKMVGGLQAGTLDITIPSTSPMVGTIKQFGIFDFPFLFNSGEEADAVLDGPVGQKVLDKLPQHGLVGLAYWENGFRNLTNSVHPVDSVEDFEGLKIRTMQNEVHLDVFKKLGANPTPMPFSEVFTALEGQTIDGQENPLATILSNKFYEVQDYLSLTKHVYTPFVFLISKMTWDDLSEEEQKIIKEAAIEAGEYQRKANRKANEEALEELKAEGIKVNEFSQKEKEKIKELIQPVIDKYSKKYGEDLYQQMNEQLKKMRGEN, via the coding sequence ATGAAGAAAAAGCTGAAAGGTCTAATGATTGGTTTAGCGATTCCTTGTTTGGTAGTACTTGGGGCATGTGGCAGCACGGAAACCAGCGGCTCGAGTGAAACAGGCATTCAGGAACGTACGCTTCGCGCGGGGATCGGATTGCCGAAAGAACATCCAGAGGGGCAGGGATTGGCTAAGTTCAAAGAAATAGTCGAGGAAAAAACGGACGGTAAAATTACAATTGACGCCTATTATAATGCCCAATTAGGTGATGACCAAAAGATGGTAGGAGGACTTCAGGCGGGTACTCTGGATATTACCATTCCGTCTACATCCCCAATGGTCGGTACCATTAAGCAATTTGGTATTTTTGATTTTCCGTTCCTATTTAACAGTGGTGAAGAAGCGGACGCTGTTCTTGACGGACCAGTGGGTCAAAAGGTGCTGGATAAATTACCACAGCATGGTCTGGTCGGGTTAGCTTACTGGGAGAATGGCTTTAGAAACTTGACGAATAGTGTCCATCCCGTGGATAGCGTAGAAGACTTTGAAGGATTAAAAATCCGAACCATGCAAAATGAAGTTCATTTAGATGTCTTTAAAAAGCTCGGTGCGAATCCAACACCGATGCCTTTTTCCGAAGTTTTTACAGCACTTGAAGGGCAAACGATTGATGGGCAGGAAAACCCACTGGCAACGATTTTGTCAAACAAATTCTACGAAGTGCAGGATTACCTCAGCTTAACGAAACATGTTTATACGCCATTCGTCTTTTTGATCAGTAAGATGACATGGGACGATCTTTCGGAAGAAGAGCAGAAAATCATTAAGGAAGCAGCAATTGAAGCAGGTGAATATCAGAGAAAGGCGAACCGGAAGGCAAACGAAGAAGCGCTTGAAGAATTAAAAGCAGAAGGTATAAAGGTGAACGAGTTTTCTCAGAAAGAGAAAGAAAAAATCAAAGAACTGATTCAGCCGGTTATTGACAAATATTCTAAGAAATACGGTGAAGACCTGTATCAGCAAATGAATGAACAGCTGAAGAAAATGCGCGGCGAAAACTAA
- a CDS encoding C-terminal binding protein, protein MKGTKSIMGKWKVVVTDWEFESLNYEMDILEHDQIEVLPVQCKSEDEVIAYCQDADAIINQYAPISRNVIESLQHCKVIARYGVGVNTIDVTAATEKGICVTNVPDYCMDEVSDHALALLLSWTRKIPMADKETKQNQWDFKKTRPIHRLRERTLGLIGFGKIPQALAEKVKALGLNVLSYDPYFPEEEAAKHGVKLVSLEDLCRESDIVSVHAPLTESTRGLLGDQEFKLMKDHAFLINTSRGPVVDETSLIDALENNLIAGAALDVVETEPISRDHPFLTMEGVILTPHMAWYSEEAEKEMRSKVAMGVADVLLHDQYPKYLINQKVKETLRLQSNDGGGRYALLSN, encoded by the coding sequence ATGAAAGGAACGAAATCTATTATGGGTAAATGGAAAGTCGTGGTGACAGATTGGGAGTTTGAAAGCTTAAATTATGAAATGGACATTCTCGAACACGATCAAATTGAGGTGCTTCCTGTTCAATGCAAATCAGAAGACGAGGTAATTGCTTATTGCCAGGACGCTGATGCGATCATTAATCAATATGCTCCTATCAGCCGTAATGTCATAGAATCCTTGCAGCATTGTAAGGTGATTGCTCGCTATGGAGTTGGCGTAAATACTATTGATGTGACTGCAGCGACAGAAAAGGGAATCTGTGTGACCAATGTTCCCGACTACTGTATGGACGAAGTTTCCGACCATGCCCTGGCTTTATTATTGAGCTGGACTAGAAAGATTCCAATGGCAGATAAAGAAACGAAGCAAAATCAATGGGACTTTAAGAAGACGAGGCCGATTCATAGATTGAGAGAGCGTACACTCGGCTTGATAGGATTCGGGAAAATCCCTCAGGCACTGGCCGAAAAAGTTAAAGCTCTCGGGTTGAATGTCCTCTCGTATGATCCTTATTTTCCGGAAGAGGAGGCAGCCAAACATGGAGTGAAATTAGTTTCATTGGAAGATCTATGCCGGGAATCCGATATAGTTTCCGTACATGCTCCTCTCACTGAAAGCACAAGAGGTTTACTTGGGGATCAGGAATTCAAATTGATGAAAGACCATGCTTTTTTGATTAACACATCAAGAGGGCCGGTTGTCGATGAAACTTCATTGATTGATGCGCTTGAAAACAACCTGATAGCAGGTGCAGCCCTAGATGTCGTGGAAACAGAGCCAATTAGCCGTGATCATCCATTCTTAACAATGGAGGGAGTTATTTTGACCCCTCACATGGCCTGGTACTCTGAGGAAGCTGAAAAAGAAATGCGTTCGAAAGTGGCTATGGGAGTTGCGGATGTCCTTTTACACGATCAGTATCCTAAATATTTGATTAATCAAAAGGTGAAAGAAACGTTACGTCTTCAATCAAATGATGGAGGCGGGCGTTACGCACTTTTATCAAATTAA
- a CDS encoding TRAP transporter substrate-binding protein produces the protein MRLKSSLVYVFISLVAVAAFLAGCGSDSASGGTGGGKVTIKVANYFAPDHPQNIALKEVFKPTVEEQSNGKIKVEIYPNSQLGAEQEFYDGVRNGTIEMGIPGMIMQNTLPKLGVPEWPFLFEDFEHVKKVLTGPIGAELLANLEEKHGVHPLAWSANGFRMFSSNQPIESMEDFDGLRLRMPKIDSYINVGKALGANVTPMPISEVFSALEQGVIDGQDNPIATVRASKWYEVQTHELESRHMFSPNLYIINSKFWDSLSKEQQEIIEKAAKKSANHEWELLAESYKEDKKYLQKHGMEFITPSKEFKEKMKEAVQPLYEEHYKKYPWAKDLVERIRKAAE, from the coding sequence ATGAGACTTAAATCGAGCTTGGTGTATGTTTTCATTTCGTTGGTTGCTGTAGCCGCTTTTCTCGCAGGATGTGGAAGTGACAGTGCTTCAGGTGGAACGGGAGGAGGAAAGGTCACCATCAAGGTGGCCAACTACTTCGCACCTGACCACCCGCAAAATATTGCTTTAAAAGAAGTGTTTAAGCCTACTGTTGAAGAACAATCGAATGGAAAAATTAAAGTGGAGATCTATCCGAACAGCCAATTAGGCGCTGAGCAAGAATTTTATGACGGCGTTCGTAACGGAACCATTGAGATGGGGATCCCCGGAATGATTATGCAGAACACCCTTCCTAAATTGGGGGTTCCAGAGTGGCCGTTTCTCTTTGAAGACTTTGAACATGTGAAAAAGGTGTTAACAGGTCCGATTGGAGCGGAACTCCTGGCTAATCTTGAGGAAAAGCATGGGGTTCATCCTCTAGCTTGGAGTGCGAACGGCTTTAGGATGTTCTCAAGTAACCAGCCTATTGAAAGCATGGAGGATTTTGATGGCCTGCGTTTAAGAATGCCGAAGATTGATTCCTATATTAATGTAGGAAAAGCTTTAGGCGCTAATGTGACCCCTATGCCGATCTCAGAAGTATTTTCAGCGTTGGAACAAGGAGTTATTGATGGTCAGGATAATCCAATCGCAACAGTAAGAGCTTCCAAGTGGTATGAAGTACAGACTCATGAGCTGGAATCGCGTCACATGTTCAGTCCGAATCTGTATATCATCAACAGTAAATTCTGGGACAGCTTATCTAAAGAGCAGCAGGAAATTATAGAAAAAGCTGCGAAGAAATCAGCCAATCACGAATGGGAGTTGCTTGCGGAAAGCTACAAAGAGGATAAGAAATATCTTCAAAAGCATGGAATGGAGTTTATAACACCAAGCAAGGAATTCAAGGAAAAGATGAAAGAAGCCGTACAACCCTTATATGAAGAACACTATAAAAAATACCCTTGGGCAAAGGATCTAGTAGAGAGAATCAGAAAAGCAGCGGAATAG
- a CDS encoding TRAP transporter small permease has translation MLNKLGKVLHHTLGVTIFICLSTMFVLVFANVVLRYAFNSGITWSSEMSRYLFVWLVFLGAIAAMKDNMHLNMDIVTEILPPKAKKVFFIISNLLVLGTLGLFLKGSWSMTMLTMQRLSPATNIPLGYVYGVGIIASIAMGGIVLVRLVRALIQDKPASQMDEQVEQTDYKVENY, from the coding sequence ATGTTAAACAAACTAGGCAAGGTTCTGCATCACACATTAGGTGTTACCATATTCATTTGTTTATCAACGATGTTTGTTCTGGTGTTTGCTAATGTGGTGTTGCGTTATGCATTTAACTCCGGGATTACTTGGTCTTCTGAAATGTCCCGTTACTTGTTTGTCTGGCTGGTCTTCCTAGGAGCCATTGCAGCAATGAAGGATAATATGCATTTAAATATGGATATTGTTACAGAGATTTTGCCGCCAAAGGCCAAGAAAGTATTTTTCATCATCAGCAATCTCCTTGTTCTTGGTACGCTGGGACTTTTCCTTAAAGGGAGCTGGTCGATGACGATGCTAACGATGCAGCGACTTTCTCCAGCTACAAATATCCCGCTTGGGTATGTATACGGCGTTGGAATTATCGCGAGTATTGCAATGGGTGGTATCGTCCTGGTGAGACTGGTGAGGGCATTGATTCAAGACAAGCCGGCATCTCAAATGGACGAGCAAGTAGAGCAAACGGATTACAAAGTAGAAAACTATTAA
- a CDS encoding U32 family peptidase: MEQTRRKLKELGFPDSDAYDLPSSAKTFPDGAQYRVEIPSVEGPRSFEAVLEACSKYDLSIHRISQGSGIMLLTDEELKEMADLGRKEQLEVSLFVGPRGSWDVTAMQWTGGGKIAGHRVQGMDQLVYSLEDVKRACDLGIRSILVADEGLLWLVNEFKKSGELPHDLVVKVSVQMGQSNPISIHMMENHGANTFNVPTDLTLARLSAIRQVVDIPLDIYVEVPDDIGGFIRHYEIPEIIRVAAPVYIKFGLRNAPNIYPSGTHIEDTSIALSKERVRRARIGMDLLHRYSLHLKVSERGAEGLGLPVDKIRVP, encoded by the coding sequence ATGGAGCAAACGAGACGTAAATTAAAAGAATTAGGTTTTCCGGATTCGGATGCCTATGACTTGCCAAGTTCGGCAAAAACGTTTCCCGATGGTGCGCAATATCGTGTAGAAATTCCAAGTGTTGAAGGGCCAAGGTCATTTGAAGCGGTCCTTGAGGCTTGTAGTAAGTATGATCTTTCCATCCATCGTATATCCCAGGGAAGCGGCATTATGCTATTAACGGATGAAGAACTGAAGGAAATGGCCGATTTAGGCAGAAAGGAACAGCTTGAGGTTAGTTTGTTCGTTGGTCCACGAGGAAGCTGGGATGTCACTGCCATGCAATGGACAGGTGGAGGAAAAATAGCAGGACATCGTGTCCAGGGAATGGATCAGCTTGTGTATTCCCTAGAGGATGTCAAGCGTGCGTGCGACCTGGGAATCCGCAGCATTTTAGTTGCTGATGAGGGACTGTTATGGTTAGTCAATGAATTTAAGAAGTCAGGGGAACTGCCACATGATTTGGTTGTCAAAGTCTCTGTACAAATGGGGCAGTCCAACCCGATATCGATTCACATGATGGAGAATCATGGGGCCAATACCTTTAATGTACCGACTGACCTGACGCTTGCTCGACTCTCAGCCATCAGGCAAGTTGTAGATATTCCGCTTGATATTTACGTAGAAGTCCCAGATGATATCGGCGGTTTTATCAGACATTACGAAATTCCGGAAATCATCCGTGTGGCGGCCCCGGTGTACATTAAATTTGGTTTGCGAAATGCACCGAACATTTATCCATCGGGCACCCATATTGAGGATACCTCTATCGCACTGTCTAAGGAACGTGTCCGCCGAGCGCGTATCGGGATGGACCTGCTTCATAGATATAGTCTACACCTCAAAGTTTCAGAAAGAGGTGCTGAGGGATTGGGGCTTCCCGTAGATAAAATACGCGTACCATAA